TCTGCGTAAGCTGGACATTTCGTTCGAGATTTTTGAGCGGGACCCTAGTTCAGATGCTAGGTTTCAGGGATGGGCTATTGCCATGCATTCGTATGTGGAAGAAATGTTCCGCTGCTGAAACGAACAGACAGCTGACTGGGTGTAGTATCGTGGATGACCTCATTTCCATCTTCCCGGATGATTTACCGGATCTCAAAGCTTCCACAAATCATCTGATTCCATTGGAGCTTCCAGCTCAGTTGAGTATGTACATGGCTGGAAGAGATGACCGATGGGGGTTTCAAGTAAGCAAAATGTCGGATTTTTCGGTCGTCAGGGACATACTGAGACGATGCTAGGACTCGCCTGACTTTCCGTTGATAAGAGCTGAGCGTCACCGCCTGCGAAACTGGCTGATGACCAACATCCCTGTTCAATGGGGCAAACGAGTCAAGGCCATTCAGCATGATGACAGAGGAGCCTCAGTGCAGTTCGAAGACGGCAGCTCAGCGCAGGGCgatttgattgttgccaCAGACGGCATCAACAGCGTGGTGAGGGAGCAGCTCCTCCACAAGCCAGCGAATCAGCTACTCAATGTCGTGCCTCTCGCCACAATCGTCGGTCACCTCCAGCTTTCCGGTGAAGCGTTCAAGCATCAATTGACTCTTGGGCACAGTGGCTACATGCTCATCCGACCTGACCTGGGCTTCATTGGTTTCGGTGGACTACACTATGTCCACCCTGACGGCCTGTCCGCAAACTATTACTGGAACTTCCTGGAGACCGATCAAGACGTAGGCAAGCCTGATCACTGGCTCCAAAAAGCCACTCAGCAAGAAAAACTCGATCACGTGATCAAACGCGTCCAGAAGCTCGCACCCAAGTTCCGCGAGATCTTCGAAATGACCAAGCCTGAGCATATTCAAGGCGAGACGCGTGTATGGCGTGATCTGGAACTAGATCCTTCCATTGTGCCGGAATGCCGTGTCATTCTCGTGGGCGATGCAGCGCACGCTATGGTTCCGTTTCGTGGGGAAGGCGGTTATCATACCCTAGTAGATACACTTGTGTTGAGCAAAGTACTAGGTCAGATGGCACAAAGTGGCGATTATAAAGATATCGCGCGTGTCAGGAGCACCATGGGAGATTTCACTCGAGCGATGTTGAAACGTGCTGGGCAAGCAGTTCGCGATTCGCGTAATTTACATGCTGATGCACAGCGGTTTGGGCCTGATGGAAAGCCTTTGACATTGAAGATAGTGCCGTTGCCTGATACAGAGATCAGATTGGGTACAAACGCTCCTTGAGTGTAGATATAATGAGAGATGGCATTAGGCTCTATGTGATATTCGGAGGGATACCGTCTAGTGTCTTGTTTGTAACAGTACCTAGGTAGCCTACGAACGCATGTGTACACGGCACCCATCTCCTGAAGCAACCACCAGCGTTAGAACCTGCTTTTCCTTTCCAGTTGCCACAACAGGGTCATCATGCGGGACAGTCAAGAAGGGAAACTTTTGTACCAGTCTCGCTACAGTGTATCCCGCTTCTAGGAGGGCGAACTCTTGGCCTAGGCATACTCGCGGCCCACCGTTGAAGGGCAAGTATCCGTAACCCACATTGCGCAATAGTTGTCCGTCTTCCCACCTCTCGGGACGGAACTCGAGTGCATCTTCCCCGTAGATATCCGTGCGACGATGCATAGCGTATACGCAATAACCGACGGCTTCGCCTTTCCTCACCAATATAGGGGACTTTCCGTCCGGGCCTCCTCCGACAGGAAGCGTCGTTGTCTTTAGTGCTGCACGGGAGTTAACCGGCACAGATGGGTAGAGGCGAAGTACTTCTTTTAGTACCAGGTCTAGGTATTGCATCTTCTTCAGATCCACTCGAGTTGGCTGAGACGCATGCTGTCCGAGGCCTACTACTTCCTCTATCTCTGTTCGTAATCTTTGCAAAACCTGAGGATGACGAGCTAATAAGCGCAAGGTCCAAGTGAGGCAGCATGCGGTCGTGTCTCTGCCCGCAAGGAGAACGTTGAGGCACTGATCGCGGAGTTCTTTCTTGTTTCGGGTTTCTTGGATAAGAGCATCGATGAAAACGTAATGCTTCGTTTCCTCGTCTTCCTTCTTTTTAGGCTTCGGCTTCTCCGCATCATCCAGTGCGTTCTGAATTGCATCGTCAACGAAGCGATGTGAAGTCTTACAAGCCCGCCAGAACTCAGGCGTATTGGCAAGCCAGTACCAGTCTCCCAATCGGCCACGATGCGATAGGTAGTCCTGGCCTAAGTTGAAAGCCGTCGCAAACTCCGACTCTTTTCCAGCGATGTCACTGCTTTGCAGAGAGCTCAGCGTCTTCCCAAAAAGAAGGAATGTCGTCGTGTCGAAAGTCAAACGGAAGAA
This sequence is a window from Pyrenophora tritici-repentis strain M4 chromosome 4, whole genome shotgun sequence. Protein-coding genes within it:
- a CDS encoding UbiH, 2-polyprenyl-6-methoxyphenol hydroxylase and related FAD-dependent oxidoreductase; protein product: MHVLIVGAGVGGLSLAQALRKLDISFEIFERDPSSDARFQGWAIAMHSIVDDLISIFPDDLPDLKASTNHLIPLELPAQLSMYMAGRDDRWGFQDSPDFPLIRAERHRLRNWLMTNIPVQWGKRVKAIQHDDRGASVQFEDGSSAQGDLIVATDGINSVVREQLLHKPANQLLNVVPLATIVGHLQLSGEAFKHQLTLGHSGYMLIRPDLGFIGFGGLHYVHPDGLSANYYWNFLETDQDVGKPDHWLQKATQQEKLDHVIKRVQKLAPKFREIFEMTKPEHIQGETRVWRDLELDPSIVPECRVILVGDAAHAMVPFRGEGGYHTLVDTLVLSKVLGQMAQSGDYKDIARVRSTMGDFTRAMLKRAGQAVRDSRNLHADAQRFGPDGKPLTLKIVPLPDTEIRLGTNAP
- a CDS encoding CypX, Cytochrome P450, giving the protein MNTFDINFIGNRASKSIALLFVVLSVVGYKIWCRQARRQKEDQYAMQMGCKAPQRWAAKWPQGLDLLLKAGQHARAQTILQFFLDVVESSGPTHEQQLLGSRGINTVEPRNIEEILSTQFEDFSLGLRPKHFAPLMGSGIFTQDGAAWKHSRALLRPQFTSNRYQNFEEMKKSVESLIDQISSDSVVDLQPLFFRLTFDTTTFLLFGKTLSSLQSSDIAGKESEFATAFNLGQDYLSHRGRLGDWYWLANTPEFWRACKTSHRFVDDAIQNALDDAEKPKPKKKEDEETKHYVFIDALIQETRNKKELRDQCLNVLLAGRDTTACCLTWTLRLLARHPQVLQRLRTEIEEVVGLGQHASQPTRVDLKKMQYLDLVLKEVLRLYPSVPVNSRAALKTTTLPVGGGPDGKSPILVRKGEAVGYCVYAMHRRTDIYGEDALEFRPERWEDGQLLRNVGYGYLPFNGGPRVCLGQEFALLEAGYTVARLVQKFPFLTVPHDDPVVATGKEKQVLTLVVASGDGCRVHMRS